The DNA window CGTGCCTGGCTCCGCGCCCTGCCGAGCGGTGCTGCTCACTGCGCGTGCTCTCAACTTAAACCTCAACTTGAAACTAGTGGATCTGCATCACGGAGAACACCTTAAACCTGAATACCTTAAGGTGAGGACAATTAACGCAATGCAAAATGGATCCAGTActcaaaaatctatttttgtgtTGGGGAGACTACACGTCAGCTTTAAGCCCTTCaaaaaatatccaagtaactgtttttcaaacaaatttacTCTCAAACTTATCTCCAAATGTATCCCCAATTTTCTCAAAAGGAAATAATTGTGCCTAGTTCCGTTTTTCATAACTACGACTACTTATAATAATGTCCGATTTTGGACAATACTGAAGTGGATTTAGGCATAGCACCaacgttacgttacgttacgtgCTATCCAAGACTAAAGAACTTCCAACTCAAGTCCATGACTAAACCGAAATAATTTTTTGTTAGTCAGATCAATGAGGTTCGAGAAGAGCTTTAATGTTATGCAACAGTATATACTAATTAAATCTTTTGATCTCATTGGCAAAGACTGACTGCACACCTTTGGAacgagatgatcgcctccaggctgtttcaaataacaaaaatatgtttgttattgtacatgtagtatgaaaaaaaagtagatcccactgagtttctttggCCGgctcttctcaggtctgaggtgttaaattccaaaccggtggtagatttttgactatcaataagcaagtgtaaacacttctattttgaatcaATTGATTTTTGACTTCGACTTTGAAAGCACAGCTAAATATACGGAttctaaaagaaatatataaatagttatgtttgttttatgaGTAATATTTTAGGTAATTTTAATACCGAGAAGTTacgtggaaggcggctatcatggtatgggcatgtaatgcggaggaatgaggaacacattgtgaggaaggccttgagcatggatgtggatggatatagaggtagaggacgaccaaagaaacgatggatggattgtgtgaaagacgatatggctagaaagaatgttacttgtgagatgacgtctgacagagaaggaGATGgatatggaaggagaagacatgctgtgccgaccccaaataaaattgggataagggcaggagaatgaaaTGATTTTAggtaattttagttttcaaaataGCAACATTTTATGGATTTTACCCTTACAAAGTCGGGACGGGGCTATTATTCTATCAACCATTATATCGACAAGCAACGTAATTATCGTTTGGTTCGTAGAAAAAGCTTCCGATTGATTATACCATGACGTCATTAGAATTTGAATAGCATTGGTATTCTTGTTGGTATTATACCAACAAGGGATAGTCGatatattgtacaaaaatatGGTTGTATTCCGTTAAAAATGCATTAAtccatactgatattataaatgcaacagtaactctgtctgtctgcctcgCTTCCACGCTAAAACTACTGGACTGatctaaatgaaatttggtacacaaatagtctagagcctgagaaaggacataggctactttttaattggatAAAAGTGTTGTAAACAAAGAGATTTTACATCAATAATTGAATCgaaaattttgagttattttgtaaatatattgaaaccgCGGGTGGGTAACAGctagtaagtatttttataatcgtAAAGTACATTACCTGATAtcacgatatatttttaaaataacgtgTTGCTATATCCTTTGCCGTAAACACGATTATGTATATCTGAATGcatctataataaattttattgtattcatacTCAGAATAACGCTATATACGTTATAAAACACATAATTACACGGATTCATCGTTGAATTGCGTGCATTAAAGATACATTTTtgatttgttaattataataaaatactggtTTAATTTCGAGTTTTCGGTATAACTGCAAGATATTTAATAATGCTTTCCGATGCACAGCACTTTAAGCActtccaattattattatttttattttttgcaacaactttctataataaataataatacctaaaAAAATTTTATAGGCCCAAATCGGGATTTAAATCGCTTAGGATTTTGGGCCTTATGTTTGGGGTCTTGGCTAGCCTAGCTTAGCTTTAGCCGAAGCTGTTAAACCTACCAATGTATAatgagtataattaaaataattcgtcttatttttttaatcatcttCGTCTGATTAAAGAGTGTATACCTGTTTTTCTGAACCAGTCTTTGGAATTTTGGACACATTTTAGACCTTAACAATCTAAATGttatcacagattataaaacaaatttgtacgaactttaatatttttagactaAATTTTACTGACATAGATACATTCCATATAAgcaactaaatttaatttaactttttaataaatgactttccatataaaaaaacaacttagaGTTATTACATGTAAAATGGTTCACAATTTTATATCCATGGCAATCAGCCAGGTCCGGCAGCCGAATAAAGCCTTTATAAAGTTCAATGGAATTTAAACCCTAATCCCTTTGTAATAATGACTAAATTGTCCTAGTACACCATTGAAGGTCAAAAGTTGCATGAGTGATGTAATTTAACGGAGGCGTTGAACTCAAAGGAGGTCTCGCGTGTTTCCATTGTAAAACGAACATATCTCTAGAACTGTATTTACTACGTTTATTTGTATTACGTAAACAACTTGAATTGTAAAGATTAATCTTATGTTAACTAGTATTAGCCTGATAAGAAATGTCTATATTGTAGATAACAGTTTTtctattgcatttatttatatgttttattattatagtcaatagACCAAtaagtgtttaattataattagttccGATTTATAAAATGGCAGTCAAAAAGGCaatgtatttgaaaaatacATTAGTTGTACTATTTATGTAAGGACTAGCTGTTACTCGTGACGATTTATCgaatatgaatatacatatttaaaaattaacttaaaatattacgttcatTATTGGTATACGAAAAGGTCTTATctatttgtttccaaaaaaataacttcttctttctcaggctctagactatttatgtacataatttcatttaaatcattcCAGTAGTTTTGGCatgaaagcgagacagacagacacacagggatacttttgtatttattatattagtatggataTGGTTGGATATTTGTTTTGTACCTTTTTTAAAccgttatattaaaattctgaAGTATATGCCCATATTGTCTTTTATGCTCAAAAGCTtcttatatttgtataagtaGATCTAGTATTCCAAAcgcttaaaatcaaataatattctgTGCTGtggttattttaagtttataaatgaCAACTTACCACACGCTAACAGGAACCGGTCTCATTCCGTTACATTCCAATCGATCTCGAACCGTTTGACTTGAAAAATTAATCAACTACGCGTTGTTGTGACGTTATTCAAAGTATTCTTACAACTGTTTCGATGATTTTGTGAAGTATGAGGCTGTAAAATCTGAGGTTCAGTTTAAAATCCCGCGACCAATGAcaaaaaggaatatttttacCTGAGTTGTGATAAatcaacaattaaattaaatagataaatacaaTACTACGTCACATTGTCTTAAAAGGCATGGaccaataaaatttgttatatttttaattatctaaaatTCAATTTGCTTAAATACACAACTTTTCTTATTAGTTAATAGTttcttaaataacaaataaaacctttattttCATAAGAATTAGTGATAAAGTTTTTAAGTctctaaattaatatgaaataaagtcCCTGTAAAAAGCATTACGGCATGGAATACTGGCAAGATACTGGCAGTATTGCCACGTAGATTCGAAATTCTGATCACATAGGCAAAAAACGAAACAATCACAAATGATttgactaaatttaaaaattataaggtttttatttaagtttgaaattagaatttgGGGCCAATTcttaagtacataaataataattgatccGCTTACCTAACCATGAAtttctattttctttataatctgTGCTTAtctgttattaatttatgcaTTTTTCCCCAGATAAATCCTCAACACACAGTCCCGACTCTAGTAGACGATGGCTACCCGATCTACGAGTCACGTGCTATCATTACCTACCTCGTGAACAAGTACGGAAAGGGTAGCGCGCTCTACCCCGAAGACCCTAAAGCGAGGGCACTTGTCGATCAGCGCTTGTACTTCGACATTGGAACTTTGTATCAGAGATTCGGTGACTACTTCGTAAGTATAAGACTGTTTGAAAATAGtagtcgctcgcgttttagtgttGGCTGTAATCTCTcttgttcaagtttgcttcataccaaattttatcaaactcgattcagcggtttggttgtgaaacaGCTAAAGACAAACAGACTttctgtcacatttataatattaaaatagattaggATCTTATAATTATGCCTTCCAAAAATAATTCTTCTTAAtaaagtgttttattatttatcacagCGACAATTCACTTATCGCTGTTttgtggaaaaaaataaaacacaaacaactaattttatgtttttgctATGTACCTgccttttgtttcttttatatttattttattattattgaatatttttaagtctAAATGTTGACAACGAATACCGATGTACGGATAAATCCAGTGGGGTTTTTGTTACATCGTCGTCAATATAAACAAAGaatgtattttcaataaatcaacaaataaagaaaacaataaagaaGTTATCTGTACGTAGTTTATACTCAAAATCCATAgacaattatatactttttaatgttaatttcaaaGAGTTTTGCTAACACCAGGTCTCATTTACAGTACCCACAAATCTTCGGAGGTGCGCCCGCTGATAAGGACAAGCTAGCTAAAGTAGAGGATGCCCTCAAATTGCTTGACACTTTCCTTGAAGGACAGAAATATGTCGCTGGCCCCAACCTTACCGTAGCAGATCTCAGCATCGTCGCTGGAGTATCAAGCTTCGAAGCGTCTGACATTGACTTCAAGAAATATGCGAATGTTAAGAGGTAAGAGAATCTATATTAGAATACATTAAAAGCAGTGTTACCTACTTAATAAGTGAAAGTCACAAGGAACAGTTGCTAATAATAAAAAGGATATTTACTTTTGAatgtcgaaaaaaatattatttttatgtactttacAACCGTTAATTCACTCTTTTTTTCtcggaatataaataatagttacatCAATCAAGTTAAGTTATTAAACGAATCGTTAAAAATCCTATAAGTCATAgacaatatttaacattatctGTTGGTAACCGGCATATATAGCCTGTATCTAAAATtgtttttcatcataattatccaatactttaaagtataaataattttatgaataaaaatgaatcgTCTTTTTCCAGGTGGTACGAAACCGTGAAATCCACAGCACCTGGATACCAAGAAGCCAATGAGAAGGGTCTGGACGCGTTCAAGGCTCTCGTAAACAGCCTCCTTAAGAAGTAATTCCTTTTCACGTGAACTAAACTGAACAGATGTTTTCTATTCACTAATTTTAAGTACAACACCGCTTGCTATTTGACTTATGATTGTAATATAAGTTGTAGAAATTAAGGCACAATAAACGAACTGACATTCTATCttatattgttgtttatttcgTGTAATGAAACTTAATTTGCGGCATCCTCTGAACATGATACCTCTAggctctatttttttaatagcttaTTTCTatactcttttttttatggtataggttggcggatgagcatatgggccacctgatggtaagtggtcaacatcgcccatagacaatgacgctggaagaaatattaattattccttacatcgtcaatgtgccaccaaccttgggaaataagatgttatgtccatttgacctgtagttacactggctcactcacccttcagaccggaacacaacaatactgagtactgttatttggcggtagaataactgatgagtgggtggtactaccagacgggcttgcacaaagccctaccactctATTCCAACTACAACaaaagaaaagccaaataaactaCACTTGAAAGCGACGCCATACCATTGGTAAAGgacttgattaatctatgatttaCACGATGGATTTCTGAAAAAATGAAGCTGTAAAtatcgacgaaactgttatcgaaatttaagaaggaaaattaaaatggaaataagtGCTTCAGCACAATAGTGTGgtatgtaaataaagttatattaatcataaattctTGGTGgtgctgagttattagcaaatcgcttGAAACCGCGTAAATTTAGGTTTATCTTTTTTCTTACTTCCATTGTAATAGGCTACACATACAATGAATGTATACCGTGTAGCgtgcacatatatatacttacatattaattaacactagacattcatataaaaaaatataagatgcATAATTTCTAGCAAAAGTAACACTCAAAACTATTACCAAACGCTGTAATTATAGTCATGCTATAAACATATGTGTTGCAAATTCAACTTCTTCACCAAGCACTAAGCAGTGAGGAAAAAGCATAACATTTTACGACCGAAGTTCGTTGGTAGGACAGGGCATAGAGAGtagacaaatattatttatactttaagaaGTAATAACTTCTTATGGAAAGATAAACCGCTATACCAAGTAACGCATAACGACGCCAGTCTGTCTCTCTTCTAGGCAAACGTTTCGTACATACGTCCGATATCGAAACCAATCTAAAATTGGATGTCGTCGGAATATCAGATGCAGTTTTCATCAAAAATTTATGAATATCGTATAGGAACGTCAAAGCaatcaaagtaaaataacaCTAAACTTATGGACTATACGTCTTATCTCTATTTAACTTTACAGTAAACCTCTATCTATAGGAATGATATGAAGCAATGTTAAACCGATTTCTACTATATTTGTTCCATCTCCTTCTTATATGTATATCGTACAATATGAacacaaacttaaaaaaataaaaattttaacaaaaagaaaaaccgacttcaaacaaaacactattttaaaacaaataaatatgcactaaaaagtaataaaaataattgcgttttGAACATAATTTTTGGAGTCCTCCTaagcaaaattaaatgaaatatagaaATGAAATTAGGCTACTTAAAAGTGTAcgattacgattatataacgtagttatagttattgttatatttggagccggtgtcaaccACGGGCACGCGCCTTAACAATCAAAAGAGTCCCTGGATTGACCCAGTAtgttatcgtataaaaggtaatttgtaaaacactGTTTTCTAccccatacaacaacaacaacaacaacttgtaaattcccactgctgggctaaaggcctcgtctccctttaaggagaagttttggaacatattccaccatgctgttccaatgcgggttggtggaatacacgtgtggcagaatttcaatgaaatttgtcacatgcaggtttcctcacgatgatttccttcaccgctgaacacgagatgaattataaagacaaattaagcacatgaatcagcggtgcttgcctgagttcgaacccgcaatcatcggttaagatgcacgcgttctaaccactctgccatctcgactccttccGGCTAGCTCAGTCGGTAGAGCATGAGACTCTTCTACCCCATATCGCAACCTAATTGaaccgtttaggagttccatcactacataatgtaaaacaaagtcgctttctctgtccctatatctttaaaactacgcaacggattttgatgcggtttttttaatatagtgtgATTTGAGGGGatggtttgtgtatataatacatgaataatatagtaaagaaacactggtaatttttgaagttagcaatgtgatgtcgtaaataaacaaattctgtagtatatttagtatcaatattgcacgcgtgcgaagccggggcgggtcgctagttaattataatatttgactatgacaattacatgaacataacctaCATAAAGTTACGGAAGGTGaatcaaatatccaaataacctataaataaaagattcggccgagtTAACGTTTTCCTCAGAATTGTTCTTTTCCCTTCCGTTTCGTTACATTGTCATGTATTCTATgttcagaaccttaccaaactttcaccaaactacccttgaagtatatcctttaaaataaaaaaataatcatcgaaATTGGTTGACTCAATTTCGAGTTATtaacctatttatcgcgcacattcataatgcaaatttaagacttatgtcgttttcatacggataccatgaTCAGAACcgaactaaattaaaatgggaccacacgggaagcactacctttcaaacaaaaaaaaactatcaaaatccacacagttaaaagttatgaggttacaaatataaaaaaaatacagacgaactgataacctcctgcttcttgaagtcggttgataaataaAGACAGTGCGACATCTGAAGTCGGATTTCAGCAGCGATATTTAATCCATATATCCATTACATAACCGATGTCAAAAAATGATCTCTTCGTTCTTTTCTAGCGTAAATGTGTTTCGGGTAAGACATATGtacaataaatgttttgaatGAACAACAAAATATGTGCAATTTATATATCATGTAAAAgcacgtaaaaaaatataataaatgaatttcacatttataattaaataaatgtgaaattactTTTCGAGATGTATCCAAATTTAAACCTGTACCTACTTAATGAAGTAAaatgtgatttaattttttttttatttccaatatcAAGCATAGAACTCGTAAGACGTGCAGAATTTCAATCTGTAAGAAACATGAAAATGATAAATGTCTTTCAGCATAATAtataaccaaaaaataatttattagatacAGTGGCACTATGGTTCCTCCATCTTCATCGTAGTAACTTACATTAACAAATCCTGAAGACACTATTTCGAAAATGTCATTTTTCTGGCTAACAAGGATTACTATATATAACACTACATTATGAATGGCTGTTTTAAGATGACGTGTAATGCCTTTGGCAGTGACTTGTGTATCTTTGTCCAAATGCTCAATATGCGACGTGggatttattagtattaaatttcACGCCTTTTTGTTTATTACCTATTGGGTCTCGAGGAAgactaaaatataaacatttcaaatgaaatataaaaataaaacaaaaccatAATTCATACGACACTAGTTAATGATCCACAAAAATCTAAAACAGCGttctactaaaataaaaagtttcattaaaaaagtaGGTTTAAAGTAGGACTCGCACCAGAAGTGAGGATTTTGGGGATTTTCAATTAACAAGTTGCGTTAGAGAAGCACTTTCGTCATATGTTACATTTGAGTGGTTGCCTTATTTGACCAAATAGGTATGATCACGAACTTGGAAAAAATATTCGTCGAATTGAAAAACTTTTCTATTAGggcattcttttgtttttaaaaaaaagaatgccCAAATGCAAT is part of the Vanessa cardui chromosome 14, ilVanCard2.1, whole genome shotgun sequence genome and encodes:
- the LOC124535209 gene encoding glutathione S-transferase 1-1-like, coding for MPVDLYYVPGSAPCRAVLLTARALNLNLNLKLVDLHHGEHLKPEYLKINPQHTVPTLVDDGYPIYESRAIITYLVNKYGKGSALYPEDPKARALVDQRLYFDIGTLYQRFGDYFYPQIFGGAPADKDKLAKVEDALKLLDTFLEGQKYVAGPNLTVADLSIVAGVSSFEASDIDFKKYANVKRWYETVKSTAPGYQEANEKGLDAFKALVNSLLKK